In Toxoplasma gondii ME49 chromosome VIII, whole genome shotgun sequence, a single genomic region encodes these proteins:
- a CDS encoding hypothetical protein (encoded by transcript TGME49_230598) yields MLTRPVSQAASSAASEIEERLDSPVSVTLPEKSGAAFTLIPARLSFSVLVNQVASASLELRNTGTVAFTFLWTPEKTACDTSNDLFISNDEGILFLPADTAGE; encoded by the exons ATGCTCACCCGACCCGTTTCACAGGCTGCGTCATCAGCGGCCTCCGAAATTGAAGAAAGACTCGACTCTCCCGTGTCTGTCACGCTTCCTGAAAAAAGCG GTGCAGCGTTTACGTTAATCCCAGCCCGGCTGTCATTCTCAGTCCTGGTAAATCAGGTGGCTTCGGCTTCATTGGAGCTTCGCAACACTGGCACGGTGGCATTTACTTTCTTGTGGACCCCTGAGAAAACAGCGTGTGACACTTCCAATGATCTCTTCATTAGTAATGACGAGGGCATCCTTTTTCTGCCAGCGGATACAGCAGGTGAGTGA
- a CDS encoding chitobiosyldiphosphodolichol beta-mannosyltransferase (encoded by transcript TGME49_230590~Signal peptide predicted by SignalP 2.0 HMM (probability 0.862) with cleavage site probability 0.489 at residue 44~Predicted trans-membrane domain (TMHMM2.0):23-46:239-262) — translation MASDSRAVWAFLQSSSLCVQHAAWWGGMAVVVLALLSFLFVVLAVFQVLLSGWRTRSNRLRDAEDMWKELFHRKGSSNEGAASPSDDLMVIPNSHPNADSPSFSSFAPSPLLSSTSLSSSTLGFLSTSLSSSPLHSCPLSNSASHSGSSSCDSSPTVGSRFPSVVHVVIVVLGDLARSPRMIYHAQALASSISPPPIIHVIAYTSTPVPPSLSRLPFLQIHSLPVFALDRLRRFFPGPFVFVFLFFKLLQQTAALSCLLLCLLRRLGRRSGDGAASRPGSGTQSSALLRQRPLVLVQAPPALPTVLVCGVTSRLMGAKMLLDWHNFGFTLMFPERKKEEGSSAKMSPLHAFAKTLAAHAEGWGGRLAAAALCVSKAMQETLKQKWGLRAAVLYDHPNAQIRPIDLGERHQIAVKYMRLPSDFESASRRPGDASKPLCGRARCQDGERKHEVSGKQVLRSIHDAATRLADHSEGDCETSEGLSSDPDSQRFAAFVEDCDGEGTGAIPQTGRVSRLFPGVPADQRNTEHLGQQPHSPRTHLLRQWTFPAQICRKNCGTSNDKANAREKESLELVETTLVSRARLVCGSRSEEPAVNPSSETPVQGGSRTCECCQVSVEIRRERPAVLLTATSWTGDEDMDLFLHALRRYDSEREWEVRSLEKSQLDSCRRPYARDCNTTPEALLPSLLVLISGRGPKKNQWLQRARQCQFRHIAIRTLFATLDDYYKLLAAVDVGVCVHTSSSGIDLPMKVVDLKGAGVPVCAYEFPAIHELVQDGQDALLFVSAEGLCAKLQQLLRRFPLAFDEAVESWQQLTFLPTSFSACAHARGSKATQKCDFSESNAPPLQADDPKCEASSPCHTDEQSACQSQGHSDACPERASPAPRCASPLHVTGGHNLFEMRRFSESHRMGSFQQEWRRTVLPILRKLTEYSNP, via the exons ATGGCGTCTGATTCGCGAGCAGTTTGGGCTTTTCTTCagtcctcctctctgtgtgttcaACACGCTGCTTGGTGGGGGGGAATGGCCGTCGtggttctcgctctcctcagcttcctcttcgtcgtcctcgcAGTTTTTCAAGTTCTGCTTTCCGGCTGGCGCACTAGATCGAATCGCCTCCGAGATGCAGAGGACATGTGGAAGGAACTCTTTCATCGCAAAGGGTCCTCAAACGAAGGAGCGGCGTCCCCTTCCGACGATCTAATGGTCATTCCCAATTCACATCCTAATGCCGATTCACCGTCTTTCAGTTCGttcgctccttctcctttaCTTTCTTCTACatctctctcatcttctaCGTTAGGTTTTCTTtctacctctctctcctcttcccctttgcattcttgtcctctctcaaATTCTGCTTCTCATTCAgggtcttcttcttgtgaTTCCTCGCCTACAGTGGGCTCCCGGTTTCCCTCTGTCGTCCATGTGGTGATTGTCGTGTTGGGAGACCTGGCTCGGAGTCCTCGGATGATTTACCACGCTCAGGCGTTGGCTTCGAGTATAAGCCCGCCTCCGATCATTCATGTGATTGCGTACACTTCCACGCCGGTACCTCcgagtctctcgcgtctgccgTTCCTCCAGATCCACTCGCTTCCGGTTTTCGCACTCGACCGTctccgccgcttcttcccAGGCCCGTtcgtgtttgtttttctctttttcaagCTGCTCCAGCAGACAGCGGcgctctcctgtctcctgctctGCCTGCTGAGGCGCCTCGGACGCCGCTCTGGAGACGGCGCGGCGTCGAGACCTGGCAGCGGAACTCAGTCTTCCGCGCTTCTGCGGCAGCGCCCCCTCGTCCTCGTTCAGGCTCCGCCGGCCCTCCCAACGGTGCTCGTTTGCGGGGTGACCAGCCGCCTGATGGGCGCCAAGATGCTGCTGGACTGGCACAACTTTGGTTTCACCTTGATGTTtcctgagagaaaaaaagaggaaggctCCTCCGCCAAAATGTCGCCGCTCCACGCTTTTGCGAAGACGctcgcggcgcatgcagagggctGGGGGGGCCGCCTCGCTGCGGCCGCGCTGTGTGTCTCCAAAGCGATGCAGGAAACGCTCAAACAAAAGTGGGGTCTGAGGGCCGCTGTCTTGTACGACCATCCGAATGCCCAAATCAGACCCATCGATCTGGGAGAGCGACATCAAATTGCCGTCAAGTACATGCGCCTCCCTAGCGATTTTGAGAGCGCGAGCCGACGTCCAGGCGACGCTTCCAAGCCCCTCTGTGGTCGAGCACGGTGCCAGGACGGAGAGCGGAAACATGAAGTCAGCGGCAAGCAAGTCCTACGATCTATTCACGATGCGGCAACACGTTTGGCAGACCACTCTGAAGGTGATTGTGAAACCTCTGAGGGGTTGAGTTCTGATCCGGACTCCCAGAGATTCGCGGCCTTTGTCGAAGACTGTGACGGTGAAGGCACCGGCGCCATCCCCCAAACCGGAAGGgtgtcgcgtctcttcccAGGGGTTCCTGCGGATCAGAGAAATACGGAACATCTCGGACAGCAGCCTCACTCCCCGCGGACTCACTTGCTGCGCCAGTGGACATTCCCAGCGCAGATCTGCCGCAAAAACTGCGGCACGTCAAACGACAAAGCGAatgcgagggagaaggaatcTTTGGAGTTAGTTGAAACAACTCTTGTCTCGCGTGCG CGTCTCGTTTGCGGTTCTCGATCAGAGGAGCCGGCGGTCAACCCCTCCAGCGAGACTCCGGTACAAGGTGGTTCGCGGACCTGCGAGTGTTGCCAGGTTTCCGTCGAGATTCGCCGAGAACGGCCGGCAGTCTTGCTGACGGCAACAAGTTGGACCGGCGACGAAGATATGGatctttttctgcatgcgctgcggCGCTATGATAGCGAGAGAGAATGGGAAGTACGCAGCCTGGAGAAGTCGCAGCTCGACAGCTGCAGACGCCCCTATGCGCGCGATTGCAACACGACTCCGGAGGCgctcctcccttctttgcTGGTGCTTATTAGCGGGCGAGGTCCGAAGAAGAATCAGTGGCTACAGAGAGCCCGACAATGTCAATTCCGGCACATTGCCATTCGAACTCTTTTCGCGACTCTCGACGACTACTACAA GCTTCTTGCGGCTGTGGACGTTGGCGTTTGTGTTCACACGTCGAGCAGTGGCATCGACTTGCCGATGAAAGTCGTCGACCTCAAAGGCGCAGGAGTGCCTGTTTGCGCGTACGAGTTCCCTGCAATTCATGAG ctcGTACAGGACGGTCAAGATGCTCTTTTGTTCGTGTCCGCCGAGGGTTTGTGTGCGAA gctgcagcagcttcttcgGCGTTTCCCGCTGGCGTTTGATGAAGCTGTCGAGTCCTGGCAACAGCTGACTTTCTTGCCCACGAGCTTTTCTGCCTGCGCGCATGCTCGCGGCTCTAAAGCAACCCAAAAATGCGATTTCAGCGAAAGCAATGCTCCGCCTCTGCAAGCAGACGATCCAAAATGCGAAGCGAGTTCTCCATGTCACACCGATGAACAAAGCGCTTGCCAATCACAGGGGCACTCTGACGCTTGTCCAGAACGTGCGAGCCCAGCGCCAAGATGCGCAAGTCCGCTGCACGTCACTGGAGGTCATAACCTGTTCGAAATGCGGCGATTCTCAGAGAGCCACCGGATGGGATCTTTCCAGCAGGAATGGAGAAGAACTGTTTTGCCGATATTAAGGAAACTTACTGAATATAGTAACCCCTAG